Proteins from one Bos indicus x Bos taurus breed Angus x Brahman F1 hybrid chromosome 19, Bos_hybrid_MaternalHap_v2.0, whole genome shotgun sequence genomic window:
- the RBFOX3 gene encoding RNA binding protein fox-1 homolog 3 isoform X8: MAQPYPPAQYPPPPQNGIPAEYAPPPPHPTPDYSGQTPVPPEHGMTLYTPAQTHPEQPSSDTSTQPITGAQTVPQTDEAAQTDSQPLHPSDPTEKQQPKRLHVSNIPFRFRDPDLRQMFGVNNATARVMTNKKTANPYTNGWKLNPVVGAVYGPEFYAVTGFPYPTTGTAVAYRGAHLRGRGRAVYNTFRAAPPPPPIPTYGAALEQTLVKMPVPWAGLAPCPLPPQQTPEPAYPTSPAFPPLSCPFASRVVYQDGFYGAEIYGGYAAYRYAQPAAAAAAYSDSYGRVYAAADPYHHTIGPAATYSIGTMASLCRGGYSRFTPY; this comes from the exons ATGGCCCAGCCCTACCCCCCAGCCCAGTACCCCCCTCCGCCACAGAACGGCATCCCCGCCGAGtacgccccacccccaccgcacCCCACGCCGGACTACTCGGGCCAGACCCCGGTTCCCCCAGAGCATGGCATGACCCTGTACACACCAGCACAGACCCACCCGGAGCAGCCAAGCAGTGACACCAGCACACAGCCCATCACAGGGGCCCAGACGGTGCCG CAGACAGACGAGGCGGCACAGACGGACAGCCAGCCACTCCACCCCTCCGACCCCACAGAGAAGCAGCAGCCCAAGCGGCTACATGTCTCCAACATCCCCTTCCGGTTCAGGGACCCCGACCTGCGGCAAATGTTCGGG GTCAATAACGCCACGGCCCGGGTCATGACCAACAAGAAGACTGCCAACCCCTACACCAACG GCTGGAAGCTAAATCCGGTGGTAGGGGCAGTCTATGGACCTGAATTCTATGCAG TGACGGGGTTCCCCTACCCCACCACCGGCACAGCCGTTGCCTACAGGGGCGCGCACCTACGGGGTCGGGGCCGGGCTGTATACAATACGTTCCGGGCtgcaccgcccccgccccccatcccGACTTACGGAGC GGCACTGGAGCAAACGCTTGTTAAAATGCCAGTCCCATGGGCAGGGCTGgcaccctgccccctccctcctcagcaGACACCGGAGCCGGCCTACCCCACCTCTCCAGCGTTCCCACCACTTTCTTGTCCGTTTGCTTCCAGGGTCGTGTATCAGGATGGCTTTTATGGTGCTGAGATTTAT GGAGGCTATGCCGCCTACAGATATGCTCagccagcagcagctgcagccgcCTACAGTGACAG TTATGGCAGAGTCTACGCGGCTGCTGACCCCTACCACCACACCATCGGCCCCGCGGCGACCTATAGCATTGGAACCATG GCTAGCCTCTGCCGAGGAGGGTACAGCCGCTTCACCCCCTACTAG
- the RBFOX3 gene encoding RNA binding protein fox-1 homolog 3 isoform X6 — protein sequence MAQPYPPAQYPPPPQNGIPAEYAPPPPHPTPDYSGQTPVPPEHGMTLYTPAQTHPEQPSSDTSTQPITGAQTVPQTDEAAQTDSQPLHPSDPTEKQQPKRLHVSNIPFRFRDPDLRQMFGQFGKILDVEIIFNERGSKGFGFVTFETSSDADRAREKLNGTIVEGRKIEVNNATARVMTNKKTANPYTNGWKLNPVVGAVYGPEFYAVTGFPYPTTGTAVAYRGAHLRGRGRAVYNTFRAAPPPPPIPTYGAVVYQDGFYGAEIYGGYAAYRYAQPAAAAAAYSDSYGRVYAAADPYHHTIGPAATYSIGTMASLCRGGYSRFTPY from the exons ATGGCCCAGCCCTACCCCCCAGCCCAGTACCCCCCTCCGCCACAGAACGGCATCCCCGCCGAGtacgccccacccccaccgcacCCCACGCCGGACTACTCGGGCCAGACCCCGGTTCCCCCAGAGCATGGCATGACCCTGTACACACCAGCACAGACCCACCCGGAGCAGCCAAGCAGTGACACCAGCACACAGCCCATCACAGGGGCCCAGACGGTGCCG CAGACAGACGAGGCGGCACAGACGGACAGCCAGCCACTCCACCCCTCCGACCCCACAGAGAAGCAGCAGCCCAAGCGGCTACATGTCTCCAACATCCCCTTCCGGTTCAGGGACCCCGACCTGCGGCAAATGTTCGGG CAATTCGGAAAAATTTTAGACGTGGAGATCATTTTTAACGAGCGGGGCTCCAAG GGTTTTGGGTTTGTAACTTTTGAAACTAGCTCAGATGCTGACCGAGCCCGGGAGAAGCTGAATGGGACGATCGTAGAGGGCCGGAAAATTGAG GTCAATAACGCCACGGCCCGGGTCATGACCAACAAGAAGACTGCCAACCCCTACACCAACG GCTGGAAGCTAAATCCGGTGGTAGGGGCAGTCTATGGACCTGAATTCTATGCAG TGACGGGGTTCCCCTACCCCACCACCGGCACAGCCGTTGCCTACAGGGGCGCGCACCTACGGGGTCGGGGCCGGGCTGTATACAATACGTTCCGGGCtgcaccgcccccgccccccatcccGACTTACGGAGC GGTCGTGTATCAGGATGGCTTTTATGGTGCTGAGATTTAT GGAGGCTATGCCGCCTACAGATATGCTCagccagcagcagctgcagccgcCTACAGTGACAG TTATGGCAGAGTCTACGCGGCTGCTGACCCCTACCACCACACCATCGGCCCCGCGGCGACCTATAGCATTGGAACCATG GCTAGCCTCTGCCGAGGAGGGTACAGCCGCTTCACCCCCTACTAG
- the RBFOX3 gene encoding RNA binding protein fox-1 homolog 3 isoform X4 — translation MAQPYPPAQYPPPPQNGIPAEYAPPPPHPTPDYSGQTPVPPEHGMTLYTPAQTHPEQPSSDTSTQPITGAQTVPQTDEAAQTDSQPLHPSDPTEKQQPKRLHVSNIPFRFRDPDLRQMFGQFGKILDVEIIFNERGSKVNNATARVMTNKKTANPYTNGWKLNPVVGAVYGPEFYAVTGFPYPTTGTAVAYRGAHLRGRGRAVYNTFRAAPPPPPIPTYGAALEQTLVKMPVPWAGLAPCPLPPQQTPEPAYPTSPAFPPLSCPFASRVVYQDGFYGAEIYGGYAAYRYAQPAAAAAAYSDSYGRVYAAADPYHHTIGPAATYSIGTMASLCRGGYSRFTPY, via the exons ATGGCCCAGCCCTACCCCCCAGCCCAGTACCCCCCTCCGCCACAGAACGGCATCCCCGCCGAGtacgccccacccccaccgcacCCCACGCCGGACTACTCGGGCCAGACCCCGGTTCCCCCAGAGCATGGCATGACCCTGTACACACCAGCACAGACCCACCCGGAGCAGCCAAGCAGTGACACCAGCACACAGCCCATCACAGGGGCCCAGACGGTGCCG CAGACAGACGAGGCGGCACAGACGGACAGCCAGCCACTCCACCCCTCCGACCCCACAGAGAAGCAGCAGCCCAAGCGGCTACATGTCTCCAACATCCCCTTCCGGTTCAGGGACCCCGACCTGCGGCAAATGTTCGGG CAATTCGGAAAAATTTTAGACGTGGAGATCATTTTTAACGAGCGGGGCTCCAAG GTCAATAACGCCACGGCCCGGGTCATGACCAACAAGAAGACTGCCAACCCCTACACCAACG GCTGGAAGCTAAATCCGGTGGTAGGGGCAGTCTATGGACCTGAATTCTATGCAG TGACGGGGTTCCCCTACCCCACCACCGGCACAGCCGTTGCCTACAGGGGCGCGCACCTACGGGGTCGGGGCCGGGCTGTATACAATACGTTCCGGGCtgcaccgcccccgccccccatcccGACTTACGGAGC GGCACTGGAGCAAACGCTTGTTAAAATGCCAGTCCCATGGGCAGGGCTGgcaccctgccccctccctcctcagcaGACACCGGAGCCGGCCTACCCCACCTCTCCAGCGTTCCCACCACTTTCTTGTCCGTTTGCTTCCAGGGTCGTGTATCAGGATGGCTTTTATGGTGCTGAGATTTAT GGAGGCTATGCCGCCTACAGATATGCTCagccagcagcagctgcagccgcCTACAGTGACAG TTATGGCAGAGTCTACGCGGCTGCTGACCCCTACCACCACACCATCGGCCCCGCGGCGACCTATAGCATTGGAACCATG GCTAGCCTCTGCCGAGGAGGGTACAGCCGCTTCACCCCCTACTAG
- the RBFOX3 gene encoding RNA binding protein fox-1 homolog 3 isoform X1 — MAQPYPPAQYPPPPQNGIPAEYAPPPPHPTPDYSGQTPVPPEHGMTLYTPAQTHPEQPSSDTSTQPITGAQTVPQTDEAAQTDSQPLHPSDPTEKQQPKRLHVSNIPFRFRDPDLRQMFGQFGKILDVEIIFNERGSKGFGFVTFETSSDADRAREKLNGTIVEGRKIEVNNATARVMTNKKTANPYTNGWKLNPVVGAVYGPEFYAVTGFPYPTTGTAVAYRGAHLRGRGRAVYNTFRAAPPPPPIPTYGAALEQTLVKMPVPWAGLAPCPLPPQQTPEPAYPTSPAFPPLSCPFASRVVYQDGFYGAEIYGGYAAYRYAQPAAAAAAYSDSYGRVYAAADPYHHTIGPAATYSIGTMASLCRGGYSRFTPY, encoded by the exons ATGGCCCAGCCCTACCCCCCAGCCCAGTACCCCCCTCCGCCACAGAACGGCATCCCCGCCGAGtacgccccacccccaccgcacCCCACGCCGGACTACTCGGGCCAGACCCCGGTTCCCCCAGAGCATGGCATGACCCTGTACACACCAGCACAGACCCACCCGGAGCAGCCAAGCAGTGACACCAGCACACAGCCCATCACAGGGGCCCAGACGGTGCCG CAGACAGACGAGGCGGCACAGACGGACAGCCAGCCACTCCACCCCTCCGACCCCACAGAGAAGCAGCAGCCCAAGCGGCTACATGTCTCCAACATCCCCTTCCGGTTCAGGGACCCCGACCTGCGGCAAATGTTCGGG CAATTCGGAAAAATTTTAGACGTGGAGATCATTTTTAACGAGCGGGGCTCCAAG GGTTTTGGGTTTGTAACTTTTGAAACTAGCTCAGATGCTGACCGAGCCCGGGAGAAGCTGAATGGGACGATCGTAGAGGGCCGGAAAATTGAG GTCAATAACGCCACGGCCCGGGTCATGACCAACAAGAAGACTGCCAACCCCTACACCAACG GCTGGAAGCTAAATCCGGTGGTAGGGGCAGTCTATGGACCTGAATTCTATGCAG TGACGGGGTTCCCCTACCCCACCACCGGCACAGCCGTTGCCTACAGGGGCGCGCACCTACGGGGTCGGGGCCGGGCTGTATACAATACGTTCCGGGCtgcaccgcccccgccccccatcccGACTTACGGAGC GGCACTGGAGCAAACGCTTGTTAAAATGCCAGTCCCATGGGCAGGGCTGgcaccctgccccctccctcctcagcaGACACCGGAGCCGGCCTACCCCACCTCTCCAGCGTTCCCACCACTTTCTTGTCCGTTTGCTTCCAGGGTCGTGTATCAGGATGGCTTTTATGGTGCTGAGATTTAT GGAGGCTATGCCGCCTACAGATATGCTCagccagcagcagctgcagccgcCTACAGTGACAG TTATGGCAGAGTCTACGCGGCTGCTGACCCCTACCACCACACCATCGGCCCCGCGGCGACCTATAGCATTGGAACCATG GCTAGCCTCTGCCGAGGAGGGTACAGCCGCTTCACCCCCTACTAG
- the RBFOX3 gene encoding RNA binding protein fox-1 homolog 3 isoform X9: MAQPYPPAQYPPPPQNGIPAEYAPPPPHPTPDYSGQTPVPPEHGMTLYTPAQTHPEQPSSDTSTQPITGAQTVPQTDEAAQTDSQPLHPSDPTEKQQPKRLHVSNIPFRFRDPDLRQMFGQFGKILDVEIIFNERGSKGFGFVTFETSSDADRAREKLNGTIVEGRKIEVNNATARVMTNKKTANPYTNGWKLNPVVGAVYGPEFYAVTGFPYPTTGTAVAYRGAHLRGRGRAVYNTFRAAPPPPPIPTYGAVVYQDGFYGAEIYGGYAAYRYAQPAAAAAAYSDSYGRVYAAADPYHHTIGPAATYSIGTM, from the exons ATGGCCCAGCCCTACCCCCCAGCCCAGTACCCCCCTCCGCCACAGAACGGCATCCCCGCCGAGtacgccccacccccaccgcacCCCACGCCGGACTACTCGGGCCAGACCCCGGTTCCCCCAGAGCATGGCATGACCCTGTACACACCAGCACAGACCCACCCGGAGCAGCCAAGCAGTGACACCAGCACACAGCCCATCACAGGGGCCCAGACGGTGCCG CAGACAGACGAGGCGGCACAGACGGACAGCCAGCCACTCCACCCCTCCGACCCCACAGAGAAGCAGCAGCCCAAGCGGCTACATGTCTCCAACATCCCCTTCCGGTTCAGGGACCCCGACCTGCGGCAAATGTTCGGG CAATTCGGAAAAATTTTAGACGTGGAGATCATTTTTAACGAGCGGGGCTCCAAG GGTTTTGGGTTTGTAACTTTTGAAACTAGCTCAGATGCTGACCGAGCCCGGGAGAAGCTGAATGGGACGATCGTAGAGGGCCGGAAAATTGAG GTCAATAACGCCACGGCCCGGGTCATGACCAACAAGAAGACTGCCAACCCCTACACCAACG GCTGGAAGCTAAATCCGGTGGTAGGGGCAGTCTATGGACCTGAATTCTATGCAG TGACGGGGTTCCCCTACCCCACCACCGGCACAGCCGTTGCCTACAGGGGCGCGCACCTACGGGGTCGGGGCCGGGCTGTATACAATACGTTCCGGGCtgcaccgcccccgccccccatcccGACTTACGGAGC GGTCGTGTATCAGGATGGCTTTTATGGTGCTGAGATTTAT GGAGGCTATGCCGCCTACAGATATGCTCagccagcagcagctgcagccgcCTACAGTGACAG TTATGGCAGAGTCTACGCGGCTGCTGACCCCTACCACCACACCATCGGCCCCGCGGCGACCTATAGCATTGGAACCATG TGA
- the RBFOX3 gene encoding RNA binding protein fox-1 homolog 3 isoform X3, translating into MAQPYPPAQYPPPPQNGIPAEYAPPPPHPTPDYSGQTPVPPEHGMTLYTPAQTHPEQPSSDTSTQPITGAQTVPQTDEAAQTDSQPLHPSDPTEKQQPKRLHVSNIPFRFRDPDLRQMFGQFGKILDVEIIFNERGSKGFGFVTFETSSDADRAREKLNGTIVEGRKIEVNNATARVMTNKKTANPYTNGWKLNPVVGAVYGPEFYAVTGFPYPTTGTAVAYRGAHLRGRGRAVYNTFRAAPPPPPIPTYGAALEQTLVKMPVPWAGLAPCPLPPQQTPEPAYPTSPAFPPLSCPFASRVVYQDGFYGAEIYGGYAAYRYAQPAAAAAAYSDSYGRVYAAADPYHHTIGPAATYSIGTM; encoded by the exons ATGGCCCAGCCCTACCCCCCAGCCCAGTACCCCCCTCCGCCACAGAACGGCATCCCCGCCGAGtacgccccacccccaccgcacCCCACGCCGGACTACTCGGGCCAGACCCCGGTTCCCCCAGAGCATGGCATGACCCTGTACACACCAGCACAGACCCACCCGGAGCAGCCAAGCAGTGACACCAGCACACAGCCCATCACAGGGGCCCAGACGGTGCCG CAGACAGACGAGGCGGCACAGACGGACAGCCAGCCACTCCACCCCTCCGACCCCACAGAGAAGCAGCAGCCCAAGCGGCTACATGTCTCCAACATCCCCTTCCGGTTCAGGGACCCCGACCTGCGGCAAATGTTCGGG CAATTCGGAAAAATTTTAGACGTGGAGATCATTTTTAACGAGCGGGGCTCCAAG GGTTTTGGGTTTGTAACTTTTGAAACTAGCTCAGATGCTGACCGAGCCCGGGAGAAGCTGAATGGGACGATCGTAGAGGGCCGGAAAATTGAG GTCAATAACGCCACGGCCCGGGTCATGACCAACAAGAAGACTGCCAACCCCTACACCAACG GCTGGAAGCTAAATCCGGTGGTAGGGGCAGTCTATGGACCTGAATTCTATGCAG TGACGGGGTTCCCCTACCCCACCACCGGCACAGCCGTTGCCTACAGGGGCGCGCACCTACGGGGTCGGGGCCGGGCTGTATACAATACGTTCCGGGCtgcaccgcccccgccccccatcccGACTTACGGAGC GGCACTGGAGCAAACGCTTGTTAAAATGCCAGTCCCATGGGCAGGGCTGgcaccctgccccctccctcctcagcaGACACCGGAGCCGGCCTACCCCACCTCTCCAGCGTTCCCACCACTTTCTTGTCCGTTTGCTTCCAGGGTCGTGTATCAGGATGGCTTTTATGGTGCTGAGATTTAT GGAGGCTATGCCGCCTACAGATATGCTCagccagcagcagctgcagccgcCTACAGTGACAG TTATGGCAGAGTCTACGCGGCTGCTGACCCCTACCACCACACCATCGGCCCCGCGGCGACCTATAGCATTGGAACCATG TGA
- the RBFOX3 gene encoding RNA binding protein fox-1 homolog 3 isoform X7 yields the protein MAQPYPPAQYPPPPQNGIPAEYAPPPPHPTPDYSGQTPVPPEHGMTLYTPAQTHPEQPSSDTSTQPITGAQTVPTDEAAQTDSQPLHPSDPTEKQQPKRLHVSNIPFRFRDPDLRQMFGQFGKILDVEIIFNERGSKGFGFVTFETSSDADRAREKLNGTIVEGRKIEVNNATARVMTNKKTANPYTNGWKLNPVVGAVYGPEFYAVTGFPYPTTGTAVAYRGAHLRGRGRAVYNTFRAAPPPPPIPTYGAVVYQDGFYGAEIYGGYAAYRYAQPAAAAAAYSDSYGRVYAAADPYHHTIGPAATYSIGTMASLCRGGYSRFTPY from the exons ATGGCCCAGCCCTACCCCCCAGCCCAGTACCCCCCTCCGCCACAGAACGGCATCCCCGCCGAGtacgccccacccccaccgcacCCCACGCCGGACTACTCGGGCCAGACCCCGGTTCCCCCAGAGCATGGCATGACCCTGTACACACCAGCACAGACCCACCCGGAGCAGCCAAGCAGTGACACCAGCACACAGCCCATCACAGGGGCCCAGACGGTGCCG ACAGACGAGGCGGCACAGACGGACAGCCAGCCACTCCACCCCTCCGACCCCACAGAGAAGCAGCAGCCCAAGCGGCTACATGTCTCCAACATCCCCTTCCGGTTCAGGGACCCCGACCTGCGGCAAATGTTCGGG CAATTCGGAAAAATTTTAGACGTGGAGATCATTTTTAACGAGCGGGGCTCCAAG GGTTTTGGGTTTGTAACTTTTGAAACTAGCTCAGATGCTGACCGAGCCCGGGAGAAGCTGAATGGGACGATCGTAGAGGGCCGGAAAATTGAG GTCAATAACGCCACGGCCCGGGTCATGACCAACAAGAAGACTGCCAACCCCTACACCAACG GCTGGAAGCTAAATCCGGTGGTAGGGGCAGTCTATGGACCTGAATTCTATGCAG TGACGGGGTTCCCCTACCCCACCACCGGCACAGCCGTTGCCTACAGGGGCGCGCACCTACGGGGTCGGGGCCGGGCTGTATACAATACGTTCCGGGCtgcaccgcccccgccccccatcccGACTTACGGAGC GGTCGTGTATCAGGATGGCTTTTATGGTGCTGAGATTTAT GGAGGCTATGCCGCCTACAGATATGCTCagccagcagcagctgcagccgcCTACAGTGACAG TTATGGCAGAGTCTACGCGGCTGCTGACCCCTACCACCACACCATCGGCCCCGCGGCGACCTATAGCATTGGAACCATG GCTAGCCTCTGCCGAGGAGGGTACAGCCGCTTCACCCCCTACTAG
- the RBFOX3 gene encoding RNA binding protein fox-1 homolog 3 isoform X2 produces the protein MAQPYPPAQYPPPPQNGIPAEYAPPPPHPTPDYSGQTPVPPEHGMTLYTPAQTHPEQPSSDTSTQPITGAQTVPTDEAAQTDSQPLHPSDPTEKQQPKRLHVSNIPFRFRDPDLRQMFGQFGKILDVEIIFNERGSKGFGFVTFETSSDADRAREKLNGTIVEGRKIEVNNATARVMTNKKTANPYTNGWKLNPVVGAVYGPEFYAVTGFPYPTTGTAVAYRGAHLRGRGRAVYNTFRAAPPPPPIPTYGAALEQTLVKMPVPWAGLAPCPLPPQQTPEPAYPTSPAFPPLSCPFASRVVYQDGFYGAEIYGGYAAYRYAQPAAAAAAYSDSYGRVYAAADPYHHTIGPAATYSIGTMASLCRGGYSRFTPY, from the exons ATGGCCCAGCCCTACCCCCCAGCCCAGTACCCCCCTCCGCCACAGAACGGCATCCCCGCCGAGtacgccccacccccaccgcacCCCACGCCGGACTACTCGGGCCAGACCCCGGTTCCCCCAGAGCATGGCATGACCCTGTACACACCAGCACAGACCCACCCGGAGCAGCCAAGCAGTGACACCAGCACACAGCCCATCACAGGGGCCCAGACGGTGCCG ACAGACGAGGCGGCACAGACGGACAGCCAGCCACTCCACCCCTCCGACCCCACAGAGAAGCAGCAGCCCAAGCGGCTACATGTCTCCAACATCCCCTTCCGGTTCAGGGACCCCGACCTGCGGCAAATGTTCGGG CAATTCGGAAAAATTTTAGACGTGGAGATCATTTTTAACGAGCGGGGCTCCAAG GGTTTTGGGTTTGTAACTTTTGAAACTAGCTCAGATGCTGACCGAGCCCGGGAGAAGCTGAATGGGACGATCGTAGAGGGCCGGAAAATTGAG GTCAATAACGCCACGGCCCGGGTCATGACCAACAAGAAGACTGCCAACCCCTACACCAACG GCTGGAAGCTAAATCCGGTGGTAGGGGCAGTCTATGGACCTGAATTCTATGCAG TGACGGGGTTCCCCTACCCCACCACCGGCACAGCCGTTGCCTACAGGGGCGCGCACCTACGGGGTCGGGGCCGGGCTGTATACAATACGTTCCGGGCtgcaccgcccccgccccccatcccGACTTACGGAGC GGCACTGGAGCAAACGCTTGTTAAAATGCCAGTCCCATGGGCAGGGCTGgcaccctgccccctccctcctcagcaGACACCGGAGCCGGCCTACCCCACCTCTCCAGCGTTCCCACCACTTTCTTGTCCGTTTGCTTCCAGGGTCGTGTATCAGGATGGCTTTTATGGTGCTGAGATTTAT GGAGGCTATGCCGCCTACAGATATGCTCagccagcagcagctgcagccgcCTACAGTGACAG TTATGGCAGAGTCTACGCGGCTGCTGACCCCTACCACCACACCATCGGCCCCGCGGCGACCTATAGCATTGGAACCATG GCTAGCCTCTGCCGAGGAGGGTACAGCCGCTTCACCCCCTACTAG
- the RBFOX3 gene encoding RNA binding protein fox-1 homolog 3 isoform X5 yields MAQPYPPAQYPPPPQNGIPAEYAPPPPHPTPDYSGQTPVPPEHGMTLYTPAQTHPEQPSSDTSTQPITGAQTVPQTDEAAQTDSQPLHPSDPTEKQQPKRLHVSNIPFRFRDPDLRQMFGQFGKILDVEIIFNERGSKVNNATARVMTNKKTANPYTNGWKLNPVVGAVYGPEFYAVTGFPYPTTGTAVAYRGAHLRGRGRAVYNTFRAAPPPPPIPTYGAALEQTLVKMPVPWAGLAPCPLPPQQTPEPAYPTSPAFPPLSCPFASRVVYQDGFYGAEIYGGYAAYRYAQPAAAAAAYSDSYGRVYAAADPYHHTIGPAATYSIGTM; encoded by the exons ATGGCCCAGCCCTACCCCCCAGCCCAGTACCCCCCTCCGCCACAGAACGGCATCCCCGCCGAGtacgccccacccccaccgcacCCCACGCCGGACTACTCGGGCCAGACCCCGGTTCCCCCAGAGCATGGCATGACCCTGTACACACCAGCACAGACCCACCCGGAGCAGCCAAGCAGTGACACCAGCACACAGCCCATCACAGGGGCCCAGACGGTGCCG CAGACAGACGAGGCGGCACAGACGGACAGCCAGCCACTCCACCCCTCCGACCCCACAGAGAAGCAGCAGCCCAAGCGGCTACATGTCTCCAACATCCCCTTCCGGTTCAGGGACCCCGACCTGCGGCAAATGTTCGGG CAATTCGGAAAAATTTTAGACGTGGAGATCATTTTTAACGAGCGGGGCTCCAAG GTCAATAACGCCACGGCCCGGGTCATGACCAACAAGAAGACTGCCAACCCCTACACCAACG GCTGGAAGCTAAATCCGGTGGTAGGGGCAGTCTATGGACCTGAATTCTATGCAG TGACGGGGTTCCCCTACCCCACCACCGGCACAGCCGTTGCCTACAGGGGCGCGCACCTACGGGGTCGGGGCCGGGCTGTATACAATACGTTCCGGGCtgcaccgcccccgccccccatcccGACTTACGGAGC GGCACTGGAGCAAACGCTTGTTAAAATGCCAGTCCCATGGGCAGGGCTGgcaccctgccccctccctcctcagcaGACACCGGAGCCGGCCTACCCCACCTCTCCAGCGTTCCCACCACTTTCTTGTCCGTTTGCTTCCAGGGTCGTGTATCAGGATGGCTTTTATGGTGCTGAGATTTAT GGAGGCTATGCCGCCTACAGATATGCTCagccagcagcagctgcagccgcCTACAGTGACAG TTATGGCAGAGTCTACGCGGCTGCTGACCCCTACCACCACACCATCGGCCCCGCGGCGACCTATAGCATTGGAACCATG TGA